From the genome of Spirosomataceae bacterium TFI 002, one region includes:
- a CDS encoding endo-1,4-beta-xylanase yields the protein MSKISLALLFVLSIAFTSCESENTAKSLKEVFKDDFKIGGAVNPDMVNGKEQHKQNIVIDQFNSITVENVMKAALINPEPGIFNFGPADEYIAFGKKNNMHIIGHTLVWHNQTPDWFFKEENGELKSKEAVKARLKEHIEVIAGRYAGKVDAWDVVNEVIADDGSYRPTKWVIGVGDGDELVKLSFKYAQEYAPNTELYYNDFNAWRPEKVKGIVRLVKMLQAEGIRIDGVGIQGHWGLNYPKNEYIEAAIDAYAACGVKVMITELDVDVLPVTREGQIIGQAFMEPQFQNEEFKEFLDPYANGLPADVSKALAERYVDLFKLFHRKKDKIDRVTLWGITDDMSWKNGYPIPNRTNYPLLWDREGKPKEALNALLKMKL from the coding sequence CCCTTTTATTTGTTCTAAGTATTGCCTTTACTAGTTGTGAAAGCGAGAATACTGCGAAGTCCCTTAAAGAAGTTTTTAAGGATGATTTTAAAATAGGGGGAGCCGTAAATCCAGATATGGTAAATGGTAAGGAGCAGCACAAGCAAAACATTGTGATTGATCAATTCAACTCAATCACCGTGGAGAATGTGATGAAAGCTGCACTGATCAACCCTGAACCAGGTATTTTTAATTTTGGGCCTGCAGATGAGTACATAGCGTTTGGTAAAAAGAATAACATGCACATCATTGGTCATACGCTCGTGTGGCATAACCAAACCCCCGATTGGTTTTTTAAGGAAGAAAATGGAGAACTTAAGTCCAAAGAAGCTGTAAAAGCAAGGCTCAAAGAACATATTGAGGTCATTGCAGGAAGATATGCCGGAAAGGTAGATGCTTGGGATGTAGTAAACGAAGTAATTGCTGATGATGGTTCGTACAGACCGACTAAATGGGTGATTGGAGTTGGCGATGGTGACGAGTTGGTCAAATTGTCTTTTAAATACGCTCAGGAATATGCTCCCAATACAGAATTATATTACAATGACTTCAATGCGTGGCGACCTGAAAAAGTGAAGGGTATTGTAAGGCTAGTGAAAATGTTACAAGCCGAAGGCATACGAATTGATGGTGTGGGAATTCAAGGACATTGGGGGCTCAATTATCCCAAAAATGAGTACATAGAAGCTGCGATTGATGCTTATGCTGCATGTGGTGTAAAAGTTATGATCACGGAACTAGATGTGGATGTTTTACCTGTCACTCGCGAGGGGCAAATAATTGGACAAGCATTCATGGAACCGCAATTTCAGAACGAAGAATTTAAGGAATTTCTTGACCCATATGCCAATGGACTTCCGGCAGATGTATCTAAGGCTTTGGCAGAAAGATATGTTGATCTTTTTAAGCTCTTTCATAGGAAAAAAGACAAAATTGACCGTGTTACCTTATGGGGCATCACGGATGATATGTCTTGGAAAAATGGCTATCCCATTCCCAATAGAACCAATTATCCATTGCTTTGGGATAGGGAAGGGAAACCAAAAGAGGCATTAAATGCCTTGTTAAAAATGAAATTGTAA
- a CDS encoding Outer membrane receptor proteins, mostly Fe transport, translated as MMKFYFRVLTILLVLPVVSFSQDISTEISGKIIDKDTKKPVEFATVIAINPTTKATIVGTTSDENGEFSLVSNESEFNVVVSFIGYLSETFVQPKKSNNKVTLNNIALVSDSKVLEEVVVRAELSQTEFKLDKRVFNVGKDLSNTGASALEVLNNVPSVTVSIEGAISLRGSQGVQILINGKPSVLADQAGNALGTITADMIEKIEVITNPSAKYEAEGTSGIINIVLKKEEKKGINGSVSLNTGVPNNHSLGFSLNRRTEKFNLFSQIGVGRRTYPSDDESENRDLVNNTQVMSVGQSNKNETFYNFILGTDYHINDLNVLTLSGNFAYEIEDENSVSDFELFDQNTLSKGFTRSELTTATNPKWQYELQYKKDFEDNKEHALLFSAIGNYFGKDQGMNFKNLTTLGDDLNTEQRALTNFSRADYTFKLDYTQPFENKFTIETGSQYAINNVTNDFSNADLLDGIWVENVAQSNVFEWNQKVLGIYSTGAYEGEKWGLKLGLRLENTDLNTLLRTTNENNDKNYTNLFPSAHTSYKISQNFSLQAGYSKRIFRPRLWDLNPFYNIRNSFNVRTGNPNLQPEFTDSYELNSIFDYGSTSLNFAVFHSHTDDVVEQVVTFQNNISLSQPVNVGTNNTFGTELNLKMIPAKWVTINENFNFNYFQRDGSFENTSFDFNGQQWSNRITAKFKLPADIDIEVGNNYQSGFRTFQRDISPAYYFDLGARKKIVKGKAILNLSIRDLFATRISESIAAQDSFYLRNFSQRGRFITFGVSFGFGKGEAMEFSGQRRHR; from the coding sequence ATGATGAAATTTTACTTTAGAGTCCTTACTATCCTTTTAGTATTACCAGTAGTTTCCTTTTCACAAGATATTTCGACTGAAATAAGTGGAAAAATAATAGATAAAGACACAAAAAAGCCAGTCGAGTTTGCAACTGTTATTGCAATAAATCCGACTACCAAGGCCACCATTGTAGGTACCACAAGTGACGAAAACGGCGAGTTCAGCTTAGTCAGTAATGAAAGTGAATTCAATGTGGTGGTTAGTTTTATAGGCTACTTGTCAGAGACATTTGTTCAACCTAAGAAAAGCAACAACAAAGTAACTCTTAACAATATTGCACTTGTTTCGGACTCAAAGGTTTTGGAAGAAGTTGTGGTACGTGCCGAGTTATCTCAAACAGAGTTTAAGTTAGACAAGCGTGTATTTAATGTAGGTAAAGATCTCAGTAATACAGGAGCGAGTGCATTGGAGGTACTTAATAATGTTCCTTCTGTTACTGTAAGTATTGAGGGTGCAATTAGCTTGAGGGGTAGCCAAGGGGTACAAATCCTTATCAATGGCAAACCATCAGTTTTGGCGGATCAGGCAGGAAATGCCTTAGGAACCATTACCGCCGATATGATCGAAAAAATTGAAGTGATTACGAATCCATCTGCAAAGTATGAAGCAGAAGGAACTTCAGGAATTATTAATATCGTATTAAAGAAAGAAGAAAAAAAAGGAATCAATGGCTCTGTTTCGCTCAATACTGGAGTCCCAAATAATCATAGCTTAGGGTTTAGTTTGAACCGAAGAACCGAAAAGTTTAACCTCTTTAGTCAAATAGGTGTAGGAAGAAGAACTTACCCAAGCGACGATGAAAGCGAAAACCGAGATTTGGTAAATAACACACAAGTAATGAGTGTAGGCCAAAGCAATAAGAACGAGACTTTTTACAACTTCATATTAGGTACAGATTACCATATCAATGACCTCAATGTGTTGACACTTTCAGGGAATTTTGCCTACGAAATTGAAGATGAAAACTCAGTAAGTGACTTTGAACTATTTGATCAAAATACGTTATCAAAAGGCTTTACAAGAAGCGAACTTACTACAGCCACAAATCCAAAATGGCAGTATGAGTTACAATACAAAAAGGACTTTGAAGATAATAAAGAACATGCATTGCTATTCTCAGCAATAGGAAATTACTTTGGTAAAGACCAAGGCATGAACTTTAAGAATTTAACAACACTCGGAGACGACCTCAATACAGAACAGAGGGCATTAACGAACTTTTCGAGAGCAGATTATACATTCAAGCTTGATTACACTCAGCCTTTCGAAAACAAGTTTACCATTGAAACTGGTTCTCAATATGCAATTAATAACGTGACCAACGATTTCTCAAATGCCGATCTACTTGATGGTATCTGGGTTGAAAATGTTGCTCAGTCTAATGTTTTTGAGTGGAATCAAAAAGTGCTTGGAATATATAGTACAGGAGCTTATGAAGGTGAAAAGTGGGGACTTAAGCTTGGGCTAAGACTTGAAAACACTGATTTGAATACGCTTTTAAGAACCACCAACGAGAATAATGATAAGAACTACACGAACCTTTTTCCTAGTGCTCACACTTCTTATAAAATCAGTCAAAACTTCTCTTTGCAGGCTGGGTATTCTAAGCGAATCTTCCGACCTAGATTATGGGATTTGAACCCTTTCTATAATATTAGAAATAGCTTCAATGTTCGTACTGGAAATCCAAACTTACAACCAGAATTTACAGACTCTTATGAGTTAAATAGTATTTTCGATTACGGCTCTACTTCTCTTAATTTCGCTGTTTTTCATAGCCATACAGACGACGTAGTGGAGCAAGTCGTTACATTTCAAAACAACATTAGTTTGTCTCAGCCAGTGAATGTGGGTACAAATAACACTTTCGGAACGGAGCTTAACCTTAAAATGATTCCTGCCAAATGGGTTACGATCAACGAAAACTTTAACTTTAACTATTTCCAACGAGATGGAAGTTTTGAAAATACTTCTTTTGATTTCAATGGGCAACAATGGTCAAATAGAATTACAGCCAAATTTAAATTACCGGCTGATATAGACATTGAGGTTGGCAATAATTACCAGTCTGGTTTCCGAACTTTCCAAAGAGATATTTCGCCTGCTTACTACTTTGATTTAGGTGCGAGAAAGAAGATAGTGAAAGGTAAGGCAATTCTTAACCTCAGTATTAGGGATCTTTTTGCTACTCGTATCTCAGAAAGCATAGCTGCTCAAGACAGCTTTTACTTACGAAACTTTAGCCAGAGAGGAAGATTTATCACCTTCGGTGTGAGTTTTGGATTTGGTAAAGGAGAGGCCATGGAGTTTTCGGGACAAAGACGTCATCGTTAA
- a CDS encoding carboxymethylenebutenolidase: MKKEDINQEVFDLYDKYAHNQLDRKQFLEKVSTYAVGGVTVASLLSFILPNYKDNIVVKADDPRLISEFVNYASPKGGGTIKGLFSKPKDAKGKLPGIVVVHENRGLNPYVEDVGRRAALEGFVSIAPDALSPLGGYPGNDDEGRTMQSKRDRNEMLEDFIAAFEYLKNHPDCNGKIGVVGFCFGGWISNMMAVKVPDLKAAVPFYGSQPSKEETAVINAPLLIHYAGLDNRVNAGWPVYEENLKTFKKKYQVHFYDGVNHGFHNNSTPRFDKAAADLAWERTITFFKENLK, translated from the coding sequence ATGAAAAAAGAAGATATCAATCAGGAAGTCTTTGATCTTTATGATAAATACGCCCATAATCAGCTTGATCGTAAGCAGTTTTTGGAGAAAGTATCAACTTATGCCGTAGGTGGTGTAACTGTTGCCTCATTGCTTAGTTTTATATTGCCCAATTACAAGGACAATATTGTTGTCAAAGCCGATGATCCACGTTTGATCTCAGAGTTTGTAAACTATGCCTCTCCCAAAGGTGGCGGAACTATCAAAGGTCTTTTTTCTAAGCCAAAAGATGCGAAGGGAAAGTTGCCGGGAATAGTGGTAGTGCACGAAAACAGAGGTTTAAATCCTTATGTAGAAGATGTAGGACGTCGTGCTGCATTAGAAGGTTTTGTTTCCATTGCTCCAGACGCACTGAGCCCACTTGGTGGCTATCCTGGTAATGATGATGAAGGAAGAACAATGCAAAGTAAGCGTGATCGAAATGAGATGTTAGAAGATTTCATTGCTGCATTTGAATACCTCAAAAACCACCCCGATTGTAATGGAAAAATTGGTGTTGTTGGATTCTGCTTTGGAGGATGGATTTCCAACATGATGGCTGTAAAAGTTCCCGATCTGAAGGCCGCAGTTCCATTTTACGGAAGTCAGCCTAGTAAAGAAGAAACAGCGGTAATTAATGCTCCACTGCTTATTCATTATGCGGGACTTGATAACCGCGTCAATGCCGGGTGGCCAGTTTATGAAGAAAACCTCAAAACATTTAAAAAGAAATACCAAGTTCACTTTTACGATGGGGTGAATCACGGATTTCATAACAACAGCACCCCAAGATTTGACAAGGCAGCGGCTGACCTCGCTTGGGAACGAACTATTACATTTTTCAAAGAAAACTTGAAATAA
- a CDS encoding all-trans-retinol 13,14-reductase produces MIQSYKQNPETASNYDTIIIGSGMGSLTTAAILAKEGQKVLVLERHYTAGGFTHIFKRRGYEWDVGIHYIGEVQRPNSVIKKLFDYISDEELKWADMGEVYDKIIIGDKSYDLVKGVANFKSKLKTYFPEESDAIDAYVDLVFQASKTAQKYYVSKAMNPLLEKVAGSFMRKPYYSFSDRTTYEVISSLTQNEELIKVLSGQYGDYGLTPKKSSFAMHASLVKHYFSGGSFPIGGSSRIAETVDAVIEKAGGTILISAEVNEIIIENNKAIGVRMNDGKQFLAKNTISGAGVFATYNKLLPETIVSKYKLKEQLQKIERSVAHVCLYIGLKGSPEELQLPKTNYWIYPPGDLDHDACVDRYLADISQPFPVVYLSFPSAKDPDWSKRYPVKSTIDIITLMPYEIFEKWEGTDWMKRGDEYNSFKEEIAERLFAELYKQLPHLEGKVEYFELSSPLTTKHFVNYDKGEIYGLDHSPSRFRQDFLKPHTPIKNFYLTGQDIVTAGVGAALFSGVLTVAAMTGKDVLKKVMASKNIE; encoded by the coding sequence ATGATTCAATCTTACAAACAAAACCCAGAAACTGCTTCAAATTACGACACCATCATTATTGGATCAGGAATGGGTAGCCTCACTACTGCTGCTATCCTTGCCAAGGAAGGACAAAAAGTGCTTGTACTTGAACGACATTATACGGCAGGAGGGTTTACACATATTTTCAAGCGGAGAGGATATGAGTGGGATGTAGGAATTCATTACATAGGTGAAGTGCAAAGACCGAATTCGGTAATCAAAAAGCTATTTGATTACATCTCCGACGAGGAACTGAAATGGGCAGACATGGGAGAGGTTTATGACAAAATTATTATTGGCGACAAGTCATATGACTTAGTTAAAGGTGTAGCAAATTTTAAGAGTAAGCTTAAAACTTATTTTCCAGAAGAATCTGACGCAATTGATGCTTACGTAGATTTAGTATTTCAGGCTTCAAAAACGGCCCAAAAGTATTACGTCTCTAAAGCAATGAATCCTTTATTGGAAAAGGTAGCGGGTTCATTTATGAGGAAACCATATTATAGCTTTTCGGACAGAACGACCTATGAAGTTATAAGCTCACTGACCCAAAATGAAGAACTAATTAAAGTGTTGAGTGGGCAATATGGCGATTATGGGCTTACTCCCAAGAAAAGTAGTTTTGCCATGCATGCATCATTGGTCAAGCATTATTTTAGTGGTGGTAGCTTCCCTATTGGGGGTTCATCAAGAATTGCCGAAACCGTAGATGCGGTAATAGAAAAAGCCGGTGGCACTATCCTCATCAGTGCCGAGGTAAACGAAATTATTATTGAAAACAACAAGGCTATAGGTGTTAGAATGAATGATGGCAAGCAGTTTTTGGCCAAAAACACGATTAGCGGAGCGGGAGTTTTTGCAACATATAATAAGCTACTACCTGAAACCATTGTTTCAAAATACAAACTCAAAGAACAGCTGCAAAAAATAGAAAGATCGGTTGCTCATGTTTGTCTCTATATTGGCTTAAAAGGCTCCCCAGAAGAACTGCAACTACCCAAAACCAATTATTGGATCTATCCTCCCGGTGACCTAGATCATGATGCTTGCGTAGATCGCTATTTAGCAGATATAAGCCAGCCATTTCCTGTGGTTTACTTATCTTTTCCATCCGCCAAGGACCCAGACTGGAGCAAACGTTACCCCGTAAAAAGCACTATTGATATCATCACATTGATGCCTTATGAGATATTTGAAAAATGGGAAGGAACCGACTGGATGAAAAGAGGGGATGAATACAATTCATTCAAAGAAGAAATCGCTGAAAGGTTATTTGCTGAGCTTTACAAACAGCTTCCGCACTTGGAGGGAAAAGTAGAATATTTTGAATTATCTTCTCCGCTTACCACCAAGCATTTTGTAAATTATGACAAGGGCGAGATTTACGGCTTGGATCACTCACCTTCTCGCTTCCGTCAAGATTTTCTCAAACCTCACACCCCTATCAAAAACTTCTACCTCACAGGGCAAGATATTGTTACTGCAGGTGTGGGTGCGGCATTGTTTTCAGGTGTGTTAACTGTGGCAGCCATGACTGGTAAAGACGTGCTAAAAAAGGTAATGGCTAGCAAGAATATTGAATAG